DNA sequence from the Streptomyces sp. HUAS 15-9 genome:
GCGGCGGCCTTCTCGACCAGGGCCGTGATCCGCCGGTGCGCGGCGCCGGCCTCGGCGCTGACGGTGCCGGTGAAGGGGTGCGGCTTGTACAGGACGCGGACCGGCGGGTCGGCCTTCACCAGCTTCTTCACGATGTTCTCGCCGGCGAGCACGATCGAGGTGTTGCCGGGGTTGCCGTCCCAGCCCTCCCAGGTCGGCGCGTAGAGGACGGTCGGGATGCGATCGTCCGGCACGCCCTGCCACGTCTGGATCGGCGCCAGCTGCGGACGGCCGACCTCCACGATGTCGTCGTCGCGGACACCGACGTCGGCGATGGCGTAGCGGTCGCGGCCCGCGCGGCCGGCGGTCCACACCTCGTCGTACACCTTGCTGAACGGGTTGACGCTGGCCAGCTTGTCGCTGTCGCCGTGGCCGATGAAGACGTGCTTCATGGTCGGGACGCGCAGCAGGTGGATGTTCTTGCCGACGTTCGCCGCGTAGAGGGCGACGCGCACGGTGGACAGGTCCAGGTTCATCAGGTGCACGCCTCCGGGCACACAGATGACGGGGACCGTGGTCGGGGCGAGGTTGTTCAGGATGACGCGCTCGCGCAGGACGACCAGCGGGCGGGTCTCCAGCCGCTCCATCGTCTCCAGCCACATGTTGACCTGGTACGCGGAGTCCTTGGAACCGGAGAAGTAGAGCACCGTCTCCGGCTTGTAGCCGGCCAGCCAGTCGTCGACGGCGGCCAGCACCTTCTCGGCGTTCGGCGGGGTCTTGCGGCCGCGGACGTACGGCATGAGCGCGAGGACGTACAGGGAGCCCAGGGCGATCGTGATGCCGATGCCGATGAATCCGACGACGGCCGAGTCCATGACCGCCGAGACCAGCAGACCGGCGACGGCCGCGAGGTCGAGGTGGAGCATCTTCTCCGCGGAGCGGTGCAGCAGACCGCGCCTCGGGGCGTCCGGGATGCGGATGCGCGACTTCAGGTCGATGTTGCGGGTGGCGACCGGCATCCGGCGGCGGTTGCGGATCAGGGTGACCAGCGCGCCGTGCGGGGCCTGGAGGCCGTAGAACGCGATGAAGCAGGCGATGGCGCCGTAGAAGATCAGGTGGTCCGGGAGGGACAGCCGTGCCAGCAGCAGGATCAGCAGCAGCTGCCGGATCAGGAAGCGGATCGACAGGCCGGCCCGCACCTTGCTGAGGCGGTTGATCAGGTAGCTGCCCTTGCGGTGCAGATAGTGGTCCGCGAGGTATGTCACGGCGGCCGCTGCCGCGAAGGCGTAGACGCTCGGGACGAGCGCGGCCAGCATGAGCGCCGGGAAGCCCAGCAGCACGAGGGCCGCCGCGGCCAGCTCGGCCGCGCTGCCCACCCGGGCGACGCGTATGGCGGTGGATATCACGGATAACCTTTTGCTGACAAAAAGGCCGAAATAAGACCTTGCGGACAATTTGCGAAGGGTCTGTGAGCTTTACGGATTCAGGCCCCTGTGAATGCTCCGCGATCGCGTAGCCACAGAGGCCTGAATTTCAGTTGCCTAATTGATGTTGATTATGCCACGCCGTCCTGACGGTCCAGGACACTGGCGAGCGCCTGCTCGAAGCCGGAGGCCTTGCCGGCCGCAGCCGTCGGATCCTGCTGACGGACGTCGATGACATGGCCGGTCAGCTCGGACAGCAGGACGTCGAGCGAGGTGCGGGCCACGGCCTCGGAGGAGAGCAGGGTGCCCGCGGGCTCCTGGCCGAACGCCTTGGTGCGCATCGGGGTGGCGGTGCGCTCCGGGTTGATGCAGTTGACGCGGATGCCGTCGCCGGCCCACTCGTCGGACAGGGCCTGGGTGAGATTCACCATGGCGGCCTTGGTCGAGGAGTAGAGGCTGTACTCGGCGCGGCCGCGGGTGTAGCTGCTGGAGGTGTAGAGCAGCAGCTGGCCCTTGGTCTCGGCCAGGTACTTGTACGAGGAGCGGGCGATCTGCACCGGCGCCAGGTAGTTGACCTTCAGCGCCTCCTCGATGGTGGCGTTGTCGGTCTCGGCGAGCTTGCCGATGCGCAGCACGCCCGCGGTGTTGAC
Encoded proteins:
- a CDS encoding CDP-glycerol glycerophosphotransferase family protein, with amino-acid sequence MGSAAELAAAALVLLGFPALMLAALVPSVYAFAAAAAVTYLADHYLHRKGSYLINRLSKVRAGLSIRFLIRQLLLILLLARLSLPDHLIFYGAIACFIAFYGLQAPHGALVTLIRNRRRMPVATRNIDLKSRIRIPDAPRRGLLHRSAEKMLHLDLAAVAGLLVSAVMDSAVVGFIGIGITIALGSLYVLALMPYVRGRKTPPNAEKVLAAVDDWLAGYKPETVLYFSGSKDSAYQVNMWLETMERLETRPLVVLRERVILNNLAPTTVPVICVPGGVHLMNLDLSTVRVALYAANVGKNIHLLRVPTMKHVFIGHGDSDKLASVNPFSKVYDEVWTAGRAGRDRYAIADVGVRDDDIVEVGRPQLAPIQTWQGVPDDRIPTVLYAPTWEGWDGNPGNTSIVLAGENIVKKLVKADPPVRVLYKPHPFTGTVSAEAGAAHRRITALVEKAAAERAADARFTADAAAQARATAELTRIEARIAELSGTGGDKGDEAEASRDGMVDVKKHEEIARLRAEWDAAYWRSFPAYEHRVITGAEPRLYDCFNVSDAMVSDISSVVSDFIASGKPYAVTDSAELGAEEFKRQNTAVRAAVILSNGAGELGGLLDAVRDPSADPLAAERGELKRYLLGPDEPKSIDQFNAAVADLALKAETRNVGQEARAAAGTADEIELADVLPGQRLSSTGDTDGVTAG